The sequence below is a genomic window from Lolium perenne isolate Kyuss_39 chromosome 7, Kyuss_2.0, whole genome shotgun sequence.
TTGTCTTGCCTACATGTAGGATGTATATTTCATATTCCTGAGTTTTTTACATAAGGATATACAATATGATCTTCCAAAAGTTAATTGGATGGAACAAACACATGAAATCATTAGTATTAGATGTACTTTTTAAATGTTGGATGTATGTTCTCATACATGAACGTTAACATCATTACTATTATATGTATCAAAATACTAAGTATGTTTTTTGATTGCTGTTTTGTACAATAGCTGGATGTATATTTCCATGTTTTAAGAAGTAATTTGTATGTAACAAACTAATAAAATCATTAGTACTAGTTGTAGTTTTTTCACATGAAGATTTTTTGAGAATAAATGGTTAATGCATAATCCATAGCATGTAAGTATTAGTCATTAAATACGCCCTGGTTAATGAATAATCGATTGGACTTCATCGTCGCCTTTGAATCATAGGTTGATAGCGCGTTTTTCCTGTTGACAGTTCCATGTCAGCGGTGTTGCTCCCAGTAACTTGCTTGCCATGCTTCGCTGGTTTAGTTACATCTAGAGCTTGTGTTCAGCTTTGATGTCAAGCTTGTTCCATAAGTGGTGGTGCCTTCTCTGCTGTCCCGAGTGTGTTCCATGTAGTGTAGTTGTGCTCCTGCTTTTAGTTTTAGCTTGTTGTTTGATCAACTTTGCAAGAGGTTCTCCTCAACACCTCTTATCGTTCGGCCGtgatggctttattaatttaaagttgggCTTTATAGCCTTTTATCTATCAAAAACCCAACATGGTAGCTGCCTGATGTAGACCACTATTAGATCGGTTTGAACATGTGGATTGAACCCGTAGCTAAGGAACTAGTTTGGATGGGTTTGTGTGGAAAATTGTTGTAGTTTGGTTTGGTTTGGATCCTAGTATGCAGCATTTAGTTTGGTTGGGATAGGTTGGTACACACTTtgtacaatttgggttggatttgATCTGGTTTGAAAGCATTCCCAGCCGTAACAGTAAGGGATCATCTAATATTTTTGCTTCAACTGTAAGTAAAATTATATTGTAGGTTTCTTGTTTGATTTTTTTATTCAACATGATGTATTTTCATAATAATATTGTGCATACAGGATGTATTATTGTATCATAGGAAGTACTTTTGCATCCCTTAAAGTTTTGTTTCACATTACACAATAGGGCTCTTTCCTAATTATTTTTTGATTCAACATGATGTATTTTCTCGTTAAAATTTTGCATATGGGATGTATATTTCTAGTCATATGATGTTCTATTTTTATTCTCTCAATTATTGGTCAGATTAGACATTAGGTTTTTCTTGATTCAACATGATGTATTTTTTATTCTGATGCATGTTATTCTTACATCCCTCGATTATTATTTTTAATCAAACCCACATCAATGTGTTTTCAATGGTATATGTAGTTTTACAACTAATGAATTGCATATGTTTTCGATTTAATCTGCATTGTCGCACAATCATAATGTAGTTGTTAATAGTTTGTGATGTAATTTTCCATGTAATATATTTGCTAAAAAATATTTACACAAGCAATCTGGATGTAATTTTACAACTATCAGCTGCCATGTGTTTTTACTGTGATGTAATTTTAGTGTAAAACATAATAGGTTTATTACATCATctatttgtttttcatttttatctAATACTCTCATTTTCCTTGGTACCTAGATTTATAGATCTAACTCATTTTCTCTGCCTGTATTTTTTTGAACACAAGATTAACCCACAGATGTAAATAAAGCCAATATATTTACATCTACTGTACGTGGCAGCAGGGAGAGGCCTGGTACTTCTAGTCGATTACGTAGGAAAAAAATTCATCTATGGGTTGCAAAGCAAGCGATGTATTTTGTTACACTAAAAGGACTATGGTGCATTTGATATAATTTTTTGGGTTTTGCCGACCGCAGATGTGAGTGTATTTTTTACTGTACAAGATTTACACTTTCTTTTCCATGTACTACTACTACAGAAGGAGACTTTTGGGGTCCGCATTAATTGTGGTACCTGTACAAATCGTGGGAATGTTGCGCACTGCACActgcagtaagaagaaagggtgGGCAGTCAAACTTCCCCTTTTGGTAACGGGCGGGTCAGTGCTTTCCGTTTTTGGGAGGGCACCGTGGAAGACTACACGGTGCTAGGGCACTGTGTAGCCACGTAGGAGCACCGGGGATCGGGGCGGTCAGCCCACCCCATGAGTTTCGGGAGTGCTGAAGGCCAGCTGGGGCACTTGTCCTCCGATGGGCCGGGTCGTTTCATCCGGAGGGAACGACCATATACATGATTTATCCTACTATcttgacttttttttttttgcgatcaCCCTACCATCTTGACTTCTTGAGTCCTGTATATACAAAATTACACATACAATTGCGTTAACACGTCCAACATCGCTAGGTTTCCGGGCCGGAGTGTCCGGTTTCTTGATTTCGCCTCCCTCGTCATCACCTTCAGCACAAATCTGTCATCGTCGTCGTTTATTTCGTCGCCACGACTTTTCTTTCCGCCGTACTGCAAATCACATCAAGAATCCCTAAACCTAGTCGACGCTAGAACGTGGTTTATTGGATCCATGGCTTCCACCACCGCCTCCCCGGTCAGCGGCGCCACCTCTTCCGAGGACGAATTGATGCCGCCAGTCGACGACGATTGGTCCGACGACGACCACGCCACCTCATCCGAAGACGAGCTGATGCCGCCAGTCGACGACGATGAGTCCGACGACGACACAATGGATCGCATCCCCGAGCTGACGATCAACAAAATCCTGACCCTCCTGCCGCCAACGTCGGTCACAAGATGCAAAACCGTCTGCAAGAGCTGGTTCTCCCTGATCTCCAGCCGCCCGTTCTTGCGCGATCACGCCGCCGCGAGGGCGGTGCGTCGCCGCCGTTCCGACCCCAGCATCCTCCTCTTCGACGGCGCCGCCCGCTTCCCCGCCACGATCGTCGACGAGAACAGGACACCGCGGCTAGCGCTCCGCCGGTGGAGGGCAGAGCCTAGGGAAGGGTACGACGTGCAGAATTGCTGCGGCTCGATCGCCTGCCTTCGGAGCGGCCAGGGCGACGCCGAGCTGCTCAACCCGGCGACCGGCCATTGCCTTGGCCTTGGCGGCGGTGAGTTCGTCGGCGACCGCCACACGAGGACGGGATCCAAGCAGCTCCCATGGTACTGCCTCGGGCGCTGCCCCTCGACCGGCGAGTACAAGGTGATGCGCCTCGACGTCCGCCTCCCGTACTCCAGTCGCCCGCACGTCACGTGCGACGTGTGCGCCCTCGGTCGACGCGGCGGCAGCAAGGGATTACGGCCATACGGGGCCCGGTGGCAGGAGGTTGGCCTGTGGGACGTGAACTACTGCCCCAGCGGCCGCGGCGTGCACGTCCACGGCGTCGTGTACTTCCTCGTCGATTTCTACGGGAACTCCGTCGTCAGCTTCGACCTCTCGACTCACGTGCGGAACCACATCGACCTCCCAGTGGTCGAGGACGCGGTGGCGTCGCTCTCGAAACTCGACGGCAAGCTCTGCGCGTCGCTGGTGCCCAGCGGTGGGCCGTCGTGTGGCGAGGGAGGGACGAACATGGACGTGTGGGTGCTCGGCGACGGCGGCCAGCAGGGGTGGATCCACAGGTACAGGTTTGAGCTGGACGGCGCGGCGAGGCACGTCCCGAGGCCGCTGTTCGTGAGCGGCCGGAGGACTCTGGTCATGAAGTGCGCCGACGGCTCGCTCTGCTCCTATGATATCGCTGCTAACAGCAGCGATGGCAGCGATGTTTTGGTGTTCCCGCACAAGAGCAGGCCGCAGATGATGAGCGGCATCACCGCCGACGTCTTCGTGGAGAGCTTGTTCCCCCTGCGCACCATCCTGTGGTCATAGATCTTGTTCAAGCGGTTGTGTGACAGCAACTTCCAGGGCTCTACCTGACAACAGTTCCAAGCTTGCTCCCGCGCACTCGTAGAAGAATTTTGCTTTTTTAGCCGAATCCAACTTTCGGTCCTAGACTCCAGTTTCGATAATGTTTTCTATGCTCTGATTTGTCACAAAACTCTTTGCATAACAGTTTTCCTGTCAATCATTTTATGCTTTACTGCAGATAATTGTTTAGTACGGCCTAAATTCTTGAGTGAATCAATCTATTTTAGTACAGGCAAAACTTCATCTGAAGCAGATGTTCTACAGCCTAACTCAGTTTGTTTATCGATCCGTAAGCAAATTCAAATATGTAAAACATCGGATATCATCCGAGGAGAGACAGCTCTTAGCTCAAGTACTAGCAAGCCAACATTTACAGACCCATATACCACGCCACAATATTCAGCTCAGCCAGTCTCAGATATCAGTGAAACAGCAACGATAATGTACCCCAATATTCATCATCTACAACTGCATGGGGCACAGCTCAGAACAAAACGTTCAGGTCAACAAGTTAGCCAAGTACCTCTGAACACAATGCGATCAATGCCCACTGTTATCAGTACTGTTGTGTCTGTACATGTATGTCATCTCATTGTAatccaaaaaacaaaaacactgaTATGTACTGTTGGAACCAGGCGGAGTTCATTACAGTGTCGGGTTATAGCTGAAGGCAGGTCCAGTGCATCATCAGTGTTAGCACTGTGCCCAACAGGTGCACACAACAAGATCTGGTACAGTTCATCAACGTCTTCTTGGCAGCAGCCGCTCCAAATCTGGGCTTCTTCCAAGCTAGGAAAAAAAAGGCGATAAAGATGCGTCTGTTTACCTATTCTGGTCAGGACAGACATTGACAAGTTGTCGCGACAATATTCACGAGACGAAGAGCAAGAAAAACAGACTAAATAACAATTCAGAAAATTCAGGATTTGCATGGCAGCATTTGATGACGAAGATTCAGTGTGGTTTTGATGTTTGCCTAGCAGGTATGCCAAGCACGAGCTGGTGGTGATACAGAGGCCCCTCCGAGCACCTCTCAAACTTTACATGCATGATGATGCCACTGCCTCTGGAAGCTGTTCCTTCCTTGATTCCTTCTCAAGGGACTTACAGTGCCTGGTCATCTGACATGTACTTAGGCTGGCAGTGGGTTTAGGATAGCTATAAGATATCGCCCAATTCACTTCTTGATTAGCGGAAAGGGCCAGGACTGTCAAAAAGTTACGTTGAATCAGCTTCAGAACTGAAGCATCGTCGGCACTGATGTTAGTGCCGCGTTGTTTCCTCATCGGGAGAGATGCAGACTACCACATGTTCAGGACCAGCTCAGCATACATGCAGGAAGGACCATTGGCCTTCCTGACAGAAGGTTCCACAATTTTTCTTGGCTAATGGTCTCACCCAAGCACTCCATCAAAGGCTCCTTGTCCCGTCCCTTTCTTCAACAAGCATTCCGCGTTTTTCAGCTTCCTTCAGGAGCAGTGCATCCATGCTAGTCATATCAAGACGAGAAGCATCTTGGTTAAGAGAATATATGGCTTGTATCAAACTGATGTATTAATACTGGAATCAGTAATAAGACAACAGAAAATAAAAGTTAGTTGAACAACAAAATACTAGCTAAATAGGAGAGAAGATCACAAGGAAACATAGGTGAACTTCTGAACTGTTAGGATTGCTCTTGGATCTCACTTCATCATTGTACGAGTTATGGCAAAGCTCAcaaaatatttttaaaaaaagGTATCAAGAACAATAATGAAATAACCCACAACTATTTCGCACCAAAAAAAGCCATTTACCGACTGCTGCTGTATATTCGTAGCTTTGGTAAGAGAACACTATGGCCATTCCTAGTAAATGCCAGTGTGCAGATAACCTAAACTATTCCAATCTAGCGTGTACAGTACATTCTATTTGCTCAGGATTGCATTTGGAAAATCCTTTTTGCATAATGGAAATGAACTATCAGGTGCAGAGCATCTCCAACAATCAACCAACTGACAGAGGAATGGGTGCCATGACACTTTGTCTGTGAACTGGGAGAAGTTCTGTAGCTCTGCATAAACACATGTCATTCAGGAATTAAAAAAATATCCGCAAATCTCTTTTTTTTTCAAGTACATAATAATAGTCAGTGTCTCATACTCTCATTAGCATATGCAGTGTTTGGTTCTTTGGAGCCATTGAAGTAATTCTACTCAGAACCTGCTACTACTGATAATGTATCTTATAAGAAAATTTACCACCATGAGTACGTCAGCTACCTCTTATGTTAAAATATTCAGCATGACACTTCATATTGGCAAACATAAACGAATAAGTCAATTGGTTACTAAAAATTCAAGGACCGGGTGAGTCTTTTTTCTTGATGAATAATTAAAGCAAGGATAGATCCAGCTAAAATTCTAATGCAACATAATAATTACCTATAAGATCAGTGTTTTCTATTGTAATCAGAACATCATGATGAGGAGCATTTATCTGTACCCTTTTATGAGAAGGTACTCAAAACTCTACTCAAGGGAAGATAATGAAGTGAAACAAATACATACACTTTGGCTCGTGATACAGAAGCCAGTACGAATCCACATTTACCGGCCTGCATACCAAGAAACCTCTCTACAGCGTCAAAGAGACATAGAATGCTAAGACAAATTCAAAGAATGTAACCTCTTCAGATTTAGAACAGGAGATATAATTCAGACATAATTACAATTTACTCATTTTTCTCGTTCCTCATTTCATAGTTTACAGTTGCCAAATTTTCTCCTAGTCAAAATGTCATTCACTGGTGATCACCATTTTACATCTATCCCTTCTAAAACAACATTTTACATCGACCTCCATATGTTGAAACCGAAGTCCCTATAAGTTATAGCACTGCACCATACCAAATAATATTGAATTGATCCCCCTTATTTTGTTCCTCACCTTACTAGGAGTACCTTTATGGACTCACCCTACTGTCTGTTCTGTTCTACATCAAACAAGCCTATATATGCTCTGTTTCTCATGTGGCGGCACATCTCTCCCACCGGCCAAGCATCGAGCTAACCGTCCCTCCGCCGTGACGGTGTGCAAACTCTGTGACGGCCTTCCGCACGCAGGCATCCCACGCCCTGGCCGTCTCCTTGATTGACCAGGGTTCTGAGAGATCAGCGAGGGCATGCCGGAACGCCACATCTACCGAGATCGCGATGGCACTGGAATTCTTCCTGCAAGTAGCCAAAGCTATTGTGAAGCGGCGGCAGATTTGGACATCCTGATGAGCAGTTAGTAGACAATCTTGAACGGGCTCAACTCACCTTAGCACCTCATCTCCTCCATCATTAATAAGCACCGGAGAGCTACGTGGATAATCTGGGGGGACGAATAGCTTTGCAGGCAAGACAAGAGACTGCATCAGTCACAGAGTAAGTCAGTACATTGTGCTAGCCAGGGATGTGCTGTAAAGTGGAGGAAGTATCTGAACTCTGAAAGCCAAAGTACCATTTCAGATGTTGCAAAGAGTGATTTCATGATAGGCGAAATGGACACGGCACTGTAAGACAGTTTGATCATTGCCCCACCATGGTAGGAGGAAATCCCATCTGTTCCACAGTCACCAGACATGCTGATTACTGTATCGATCAGTGTGCTattgatagatttaatctcttccaACAGAGCAACATAAGAATTCTGCCAGGAAATGTTCGAAGTATGTTAAGAATATTATGAAATTATGACAAACAGAAATAAATAGTGCTccaatagaaaagaaacaaaagGCACCAGATTGGCAACTAAAGAATCTAATGATCGGTCATGTTACCTCTTTTTTCTGCCTCTTGATGCTTAGTTTGCTGGTGGATCCGGAATCAGAGGAGTCGCACTCAAATGGCATGCAACTGCTATCAATATTTCCCAATAGTACCGACTCAGAGTGTGATGCTGTATTATTGAAGACACGCTTCATTTTGTTCACAGCATTAGGTTCACCCTGTTGCTGCTGTCGAGAGGATTTGCAATCCAAAATTGTGCCAACTTTCCCACTTGTTACAATGTCATTTATGCTAAGGACAGACCAGATTGAATTAGCTGAGCTTCGTAGTGCTGCTGGTGATGAAGACCTCATCTGATTTTGCAAGATAAGCACGGAACTGTCAGTATAAGGGATTGCGGCAATTCTGAACTGTGACTGACCTACGCAAAATCTGGTAAACTTACCGCATCAATTAGGCGATCGATGGGCTTCTTAGTCACCGGTGTTCTGTCTCCACCTCGCgcctgatcctcttcttgaccAGCTGTTATCTCTGCCTGAAGTGGTGAGGCTGACGTTGTCAGTTTACTAGGAGTGACTTGGTTAGAACTATTTGATTTTAATGCTGCTGCTCCTGCATTGTCGCCCAACAGTAAGGCAGATGTTCTGTCAACGTCCTTTGAAGATGTGGACATCACTGGAGCACAGGGTGAAGCTGGTGCTACCACCGGCATGGTAACTGGTGAGGGGCTCAAGCACTCAAGCATACTGGTAGACCAAGACTGCAATGTTCCTAATGAGCTGATCGAGGAAGGGCTTGCTATTCCTAGCAAGTGGTTGCCATTGTTATGTTGATGAGCTGGTGGTGTTCTAGCCTTAGTTGTTTGATTTGACTGCAAAATGCTTGCATCTGCAGGTTGCTTTTGCTGTGCACTGAAAATGTAAAAGGTAAAGCATAGTAAATAAAGAGCATTACAGATTACACAAATATCTCATGGTAACTTCTGAAAAATGGGAATAAGAGTGAACATAATTCTTATCGGTGTTAGTTACTACAAAATGTCAAGAGAAAAATACTTGAAGAAATCCAACACTTCATTACTAGTACTTATTATTAAGGATGACATGTTCTATTGATTCAAAATCTACGGTGACAGTCTGAGCTATCCAATATATCTtagcattatattgtgatttttcAAAGGAATTGATGTTAATATCTCCAGATTTTTCCAAGCTATTGCTTTTACCAACCTTTTACCACCAGTGATTGGGGGTGCATTGCCAGTAAGATTTATGACTTGAGACTGCTCATCACAATTCTGCAATTGATATCCTATATTCATCTTTGCATCGCGAGCTTTAGTCCTCTCGATAAAACCCAAAAAATTATGTATGTGTTTTTCGTACTTGGGGAACTCCAACTTCAAACCCTCGTGCACATCACTTTTCCTCAATTGCAGGAGTTTCAGTATCTCCCTGATTAGTTTCTTGGTACCTACTCTTCGTCTGTATGCATTAGCTTTCTCTATGGGTAGTGACGAGAATTGCTCCTGTATAAAGATGGAACAAGAAGTATGAGTGACACTGCAAATCATCAATGAATGAAGATTCATCTCTAGGAAAAGGGCAGATGACCTCTGTTAGTGCTGGAACAGCGAATCTATGATCCAGTTCAACAAACTGCGAATAATAAGCATCCTTCCAAGACTTGATCTGCAATGGAATATTGCCGTAATATGATTAAGCTGAGATGTTCAAATTTAACAAAACAATCATCAACAGCTCAATAATGTGATCCAGTCATTCGGCTAGTAATGCTTGTGCATTGAAATATAAGGTCAACAAAACCAGCCCCGTTATTTTATATCTACAAGAGCCTTAAATGACTAAATTGGGTTTAAAAAGAAAACATTATGCATAACTAACACATACTGGGATATAGTTATAGATTCAAGAACAGTTAATTCACATACATAAAATAGCGGATTCTCACCTGGCAAAACATTTTCTCCACTACGTCACATTCTCTAGCACTTCCCATGGTAGCTGAAATAACAAACACTGTAACTTGTGAAAGATAAAAAAGACAAAGGAAAACACTGAGTAAAGTTCTATGACAATCACAGTTCTTTATGAAGCAGTCAGTACCTGGAACCTGAGAGTTCTGATAAATCGAAGTGTGTTGTTGAGCACCGCTAATCTGTTGTAGAGGGGTAGTCTTAATCTCAGGTTTGCATGCCTTGAACGGCGAATGTAGCAGATCTCTCTGCCTAGCATCCTGCTGATTATTCCGTCCTCCAAACTGACTGGCCTGTAACTTAGACTTAGAGGAATCGCCTTGTTGTGCTCCAAGCATTTGGTGCCTTTGAATGTCCAACTCTTTTTGGTTGGCTCCCAAAGTTTGTTGATTCATCCTTGTCAACTGCTGCTTCTGCCTACCAATACCAAGTAGGCAATTTTGCTGAGAGTATGGACGAATAGCTGGCTTTGGCACACTTGTCGGGCTGCAACCTACAATGTTTATAGCCTGTGGTTGCCTGGCTGgatattggctctgactctggctAGCTGCTGATTGCATCGGCTGCAGACCGGGTTGGACACCTCGCCCTATTGTAGCAATCGCTGTGCTGGGTTGGAAGTTTAGACATCGATCCATGATTTTCATCATGCCAGGGTGCTTTTGCTCAATCCCAATCGGCGCGTTTGGTGTGGAAGGGTAAACCATGTGCTGGTTGGGCACTAGGCTTGAAGTTTTAGGTGTCATAGACTGAGAACTTGGCCTTTGACTAGCCATTATCACCGCCTCTGGTATGACAGAAGAATTGCCTCCCTGTAAAGCCTGAGGTGCATTAGGCCGTTGCAAGTTGCAACACGACTGCATTTGCCGCCGTACCTGTTCATCTTTTCTTTTCTCAATACTGAGCAACTTGTTTGATATATTTCTCATGTAGTCTTCCTGGACAAGTTCAAAATTAAATAAAGATAAATCACGAGGCACAATAACGAACAAAATTAAAATGTGAGCCAAGTACAGAAAGAACATCTAATGCATACTAACATTGCTTCTTCAAGTTGACCAATTAACTAGCAGAAGGATACCTAACAT
It includes:
- the LOC127318629 gene encoding putative F-box protein At1g32420, translating into MASTTASPVSGATSSEDELMPPVDDDWSDDDHATSSEDELMPPVDDDESDDDTMDRIPELTINKILTLLPPTSVTRCKTVCKSWFSLISSRPFLRDHAAARAVRRRRSDPSILLFDGAARFPATIVDENRTPRLALRRWRAEPREGYDVQNCCGSIACLRSGQGDAELLNPATGHCLGLGGGEFVGDRHTRTGSKQLPWYCLGRCPSTGEYKVMRLDVRLPYSSRPHVTCDVCALGRRGGSKGLRPYGARWQEVGLWDVNYCPSGRGVHVHGVVYFLVDFYGNSVVSFDLSTHVRNHIDLPVVEDAVASLSKLDGKLCASLVPSGGPSCGEGGTNMDVWVLGDGGQQGWIHRYRFELDGAARHVPRPLFVSGRRTLVMKCADGSLCSYDIAANSSDGSDVLVFPHKSRPQMMSGITADVFVESLFPLRTILWS
- the LOC127318632 gene encoding uncharacterized protein; this encodes MAAAGGSSVGGSRRHWLEEEQPGFRSGMLQKITIKLAPVYEPRYAPYSKEVQTFVAKFEEDAFSGTNSKEDYMRNISNKLLSIEKRKDEQVRRQMQSCCNLQRPNAPQALQGGNSSVIPEAVIMASQRPSSQSMTPKTSSLVPNQHMVYPSTPNAPIGIEQKHPGMMKIMDRCLNFQPSTAIATIGRGVQPGLQPMQSAASQSQSQYPARQPQAINIVGCSPTSVPKPAIRPYSQQNCLLGIGRQKQQLTRMNQQTLGANQKELDIQRHQMLGAQQGDSSKSKLQASQFGGRNNQQDARQRDLLHSPFKACKPEIKTTPLQQISGAQQHTSIYQNSQVPATMGSARECDVVEKMFCQIKSWKDAYYSQFVELDHRFAVPALTEEQFSSLPIEKANAYRRRVGTKKLIREILKLLQLRKSDVHEGLKLEFPKYEKHIHNFLGFIERTKARDAKMNIGYQLQNCDEQSQVINLTGNAPPITGGKSAQQKQPADASILQSNQTTKARTPPAHQHNNGNHLLGIASPSSISSLGTLQSWSTSMLECLSPSPVTMPVVAPASPCAPVMSTSSKDVDRTSALLLGDNAGAAALKSNSSNQVTPSKLTTSASPLQAEITAGQEEDQARGGDRTPVTKKPIDRLIDAMRSSSPAALRSSANSIWSVLSINDIVTSGKVGTILDCKSSRQQQQGEPNAVNKMKRVFNNTASHSESVLLGNIDSSCMPFECDSSDSGSTSKLSIKRQKKENSYVALLEEIKSINSTLIDTVISMSGDCGTDGISSYHGGAMIKLSYSAVSISPIMKSLFATSEMSLVLPAKLFVPPDYPRSSPVLINDGGDEVLRKNSSAIAISVDVAFRHALADLSEPWSIKETARAWDACVRKAVTEFAHRHGGGTVSSMLGRWERCAAT